The region TTCGTCTACGAATCACTGGGAAAACCCAGCCCAAAATCGAAAGATTCGACCGAAAGAGAGTTCCAGCAATATACAAATGCTATCGATTTGGTCATGGCCGGAAATCCCCAGAACTTGCGTTATCCTGGATTCAATGGTGTCATTACATTGTCACTGTCGTCTGACCAGGGAGTGATTATCGCGGCCACCCCTGATGCCGCCCCCCCGCCTGGCGGACCCGAGCCAGTCAACAAGGCCAACAAGTAATGGTTGATCACGAAACTCGAAAACAGCAATCTCTATCGAAGTTCTGCATCAAGTGCGGCGACAAGTTTGCCAGCGGCATGACAAAGTGCCCGAAAGACGGCGGCGAGCTGATGGAATTGCGTCAGGACATGATCGGCACGACATTTGCCAAGAAATACCAGATTACTTCCATCCTGGGCGAAGGCGGCATGAGCGTCGTCTATAAAGCCAAACACAAATATATGGAACGCGTCGTCGCCGTAAAGGTGTTGCACAAACATCTAATTGCAGATGCAGTAGCGCTGCAGCGCTTTCAGCAAGAGTCGCAGGCAGCAAGTTCACTTTCACATCCCAACATCGTCACCGTTTATGACTTCGGGATCGAAGAAGGTCAGGCGTTCTTCGTTATGGACTGCCTGGAAGGTCCGACTCTGCAGGATGTACTTGAAAAACAAGAACGCATCGCCCCCAAAGAAGCAATCAGTATTTTGGTGCAACTTTGCGATGGGCTCGAACATGCACATCGCAAAGGTATCGTGCATCGTGACTTGAAGCCCAGCAACCTTGTATTGATGCCGCAAGACGACGGCAGTCAGTTGCTGAAAATAGTTGATTTTGGAATCGCGAAATTGATGCCGAGTGAAGACGGCAAAACCAGACAAGCGCTCACTCAAACCGGCGAAGTATTTGGCAGCCCACTTTTCATGAGCCCGGAACAATGCATGGGACGAGCTCCAGACCTGCGTTCCGATATCTACTCGGTCGGCTGTTTGATGTACGAAGCGCTGACCGGAGTGCCACCACTTATGGGTGACACATCCTTCGAAACGATGACCAAACATGTCAACGAGATGCCCCTCGCCTTCAAACAAGTCAATCCCGAATCGAATATCCCACCGGCTCTCGAAGCCGTTGTCTTCCGCTGTCTGCAAAAAGATCCAGAAGATCGCTACCAGAGCGCCGCTGAAATCATCAACGATCTTCCTGCTACGGAAAGACCGGCGATTCGCAACATTACAATTCATCCGCTGGCTCACATGAAGCCGGCGCAAAAGAAACCGACATTCGTCTTTCCAACTACTATCGTGCTGGCCCTGACGATTACAGCAGTTTCGTCGTACTATCTATTTTTCTGGAAAGGCCCGCTGTCAGACAGCGGCACACCTTATCACAAGTTCCGCTGGAATGTTTACATGACCCTGGCAGACACGGCAGCGCGCTCTGATCACAATCAAGATGCGGCCAAATATCTGCTTGAAGCTGAGCGAGAAACTAAGTTTCTCAGCGATCGCCAGGAGAAGTATTTAAAGACACTGTCGCAACAAGCGGAAATCTATGGACGCCTGGCTGACACTGAAAAAGTTCAGCTGGTGACGCAAAAAATTGCAGAAGTGAAGAAAGAACGAGCACTCGGTGACTTCGAAAGGCTTCTGAAAATTTTGACTTCAGCCAAAACAGCATCGGCGATGAACAAAAATATGAATGATGCTGTGGTCAATTACAACAATGTCAAAGAATTAGCAGCAACATTGCACGAAGACGGAATGTTCTCGCAAGAAGAAGATTTGCTGACCGCTGCAACTGAAGTCTACAAGCGAGCTTTACCACCCAATGATGCGCAGCTGGGAGACATAATCAGCGCCCTGGCAAGGTGCTATGAATCAGAGCAGAAAATGGATCTGGCAGGCTCATGTTTCAGAGAAGCGAACGACATCTATAAAAAATCAGCACCAGGTTCAGTCAAATCGACAAAAGGTTTGCTCGAACTGGGTATTTTCGAAAAAGATCAAAGCAACTTCGACACGTCCAAACAATATCTTTCTACGGCTCTCGATCAAGCTCGAAAACTGCCTGATAAACAGCTTCTTACTCAATGTTTAAATGCCTACGGTGACTGGTTCAGACAGCAAAACAACAGCAAGGAAGCCAAAGCTTTATTTGATGAAGCGAAAGCAGTAGCCAGAAAGTAATTCACACCCGAAGGCAGAGTCAAAGCAGTTCGGCAGTTAGTGGTGACCTGGTGCAGTAAATGGATGAGCCTCAATCGCTAGAAAGAGAGAGAGAGCCGGACGACCTGCAATCTGGTCGCGTTTTTGGCCCCGAGCAAATAGTCAAAATGAATGAGCACTTGCTTGACTCTGCAATCACGCTCTACTTGAAAGACGGCTATGACAAAAGACTTTTACCAATCAAAGCAAAGCATCACCGCAACTGGTGGGAAGTAGACAGCAAAACCCGCATGCACGCCCGTTTTTGTTTGCCACTGACGATGGCGAGCGGACTGGGCTTCTACATTCTGTCGCCGGCTACATTCACAGTTGAATGGGATGGTGACAATCGCCATGACGCGAAAGTGGAAATCCTCGATGCCGCATCTCACGCAGTGGTAGACAATCACAGTGCCTACGGCAGCTTTACTGTGCAAAGTTCCTTTATTGCTCGCACCAAAAATATTGGCGATTTCGTTTATATCAAAGGCATCGCCAATTCAGCAAGATTACCTTACAGTGTCCTGGAAGCGATGATTGAATCATGGTGGACCCCTTCCGAATTCGGAATAGTCTGTCTGGTCAATCAGCCTGGCAAATTCAAAATCAACAAAGGCGAACCTCTGGCTCAGATGATTGTCGTAAACCAGACGCACGCTATGTACAACCTGGCAGTGACCGACGGATACCCGCCAATCTATCCAGAGTGGAAAGTCAAGCAAGCCAATCCCGAGAAAAATCTGGACTATTTCAGAGGGCTCTTGCCAGACGGAACACCCGTCTGCCCTCACTTCAAATCATGGTCGGAAGCAGTTGCACTCGACCAACCAGACGAAAATGTAAGTGTCGATGACTTCATAAATTCCGCCGTCGAAGCGCAAGAGAACGACAGTTACGAGGAAGCTCAAAGACATCTGGAACGGGCAATATACCTGGCGGAAGCAAGGAATCAAGTCAGTGAAAGACTGATTGACGTAATGCGCATCTTCGCCCTGAACAGACTGGAAATTTTTCAGTACGAATTGAGTCTCAAGTTTCTCCTCAAATGCGTCACACTGAACCAGCACTATTTCGACTCAAAGCTGGCATCAACCGCTCTTCTATACAATCATCTGGCCTATGTTTATTCGATGCTCGATGATGCAGTGGCCGCTTCCACACATTACGAAAATGCTTTACGTGTCAAACGAGAGAACAAAACAGACGCGCTGGATCTGGCAGCCACACTGGTAGATTTTGGAGCTCTATGCAACTACAAAGACGACTATGAGCGAGCCGCAGAATTATTCGATGAAGCAAAAGAACTACTGAAGAAACTGCCACCTGAAGACTCTCGAAACTTGTTTTTGAAAAACGCCACAGCCATCTTACTGACCAATCAAAAGAAATTCGAAGAAGCAGCCAAACTCTACGAAGAGCTGCTAGAGACGCGGTCCAGGCACTTTGGAGCAGAATCAGCTGAATTGGCCTCGACACTGAACGACTACGCCTTTCACTTCAAGTTGAGAGGACAACTGGAAAAAGCTGAGGAGCTATTCAAAAAATGCATTGCCATGCGCAG is a window of Candidatus Melainabacteria bacterium DNA encoding:
- a CDS encoding serine/threonine protein kinase, producing the protein MVDHETRKQQSLSKFCIKCGDKFASGMTKCPKDGGELMELRQDMIGTTFAKKYQITSILGEGGMSVVYKAKHKYMERVVAVKVLHKHLIADAVALQRFQQESQAASSLSHPNIVTVYDFGIEEGQAFFVMDCLEGPTLQDVLEKQERIAPKEAISILVQLCDGLEHAHRKGIVHRDLKPSNLVLMPQDDGSQLLKIVDFGIAKLMPSEDGKTRQALTQTGEVFGSPLFMSPEQCMGRAPDLRSDIYSVGCLMYEALTGVPPLMGDTSFETMTKHVNEMPLAFKQVNPESNIPPALEAVVFRCLQKDPEDRYQSAAEIINDLPATERPAIRNITIHPLAHMKPAQKKPTFVFPTTIVLALTITAVSSYYLFFWKGPLSDSGTPYHKFRWNVYMTLADTAARSDHNQDAAKYLLEAERETKFLSDRQEKYLKTLSQQAEIYGRLADTEKVQLVTQKIAEVKKERALGDFERLLKILTSAKTASAMNKNMNDAVVNYNNVKELAATLHEDGMFSQEEDLLTAATEVYKRALPPNDAQLGDIISALARCYESEQKMDLAGSCFREANDIYKKSAPGSVKSTKGLLELGIFEKDQSNFDTSKQYLSTALDQARKLPDKQLLTQCLNAYGDWFRQQNNSKEAKALFDEAKAVARK
- a CDS encoding tetratricopeptide repeat protein, translating into MDEPQSLEREREPDDLQSGRVFGPEQIVKMNEHLLDSAITLYLKDGYDKRLLPIKAKHHRNWWEVDSKTRMHARFCLPLTMASGLGFYILSPATFTVEWDGDNRHDAKVEILDAASHAVVDNHSAYGSFTVQSSFIARTKNIGDFVYIKGIANSARLPYSVLEAMIESWWTPSEFGIVCLVNQPGKFKINKGEPLAQMIVVNQTHAMYNLAVTDGYPPIYPEWKVKQANPEKNLDYFRGLLPDGTPVCPHFKSWSEAVALDQPDENVSVDDFINSAVEAQENDSYEEAQRHLERAIYLAEARNQVSERLIDVMRIFALNRLEIFQYELSLKFLLKCVTLNQHYFDSKLASTALLYNHLAYVYSMLDDAVAASTHYENALRVKRENKTDALDLAATLVDFGALCNYKDDYERAAELFDEAKELLKKLPPEDSRNLFLKNATAILLTNQKKFEEAAKLYEELLETRSRHFGAESAELASTLNDYAFHFKLRGQLEKAEELFKKCIAMRSKLLGPDHLQLSEAHAHLHWVYRDRDDLKSATGELKQAIEIRLKTLPPNDQVIKEYYQLLADLYFRQGEKELGNEALINAKR